The bacterium genomic interval CATTTTGGGCGGTCCCTCAAGGACGGGATTGCCCTTTTATTTGGCTGGAAAACGACCTTTTTGCTAGCACGCGGCCGGAAGGCTGTCAATCGGAGAAGGGTGCCTGCCGAACGGAACCGGGCGATATGTGCCTTCGCCGAAACAAAACGGAAACATTGATTTCATGTATTCGCAATCAATTCGATTTCTGGCAGAAACACCCCGCGGGTATCTTCTCCTCCCAAGGTTAGAGCCAATCGGGGGCCTGGCCTTCCATCCCAGGGCATGAAAGGGTTATTGCGTTGAAAATCGGGGTTTTTGCGGATGACTTTGGAGAAACCGGTGGGGCATGTTCCGGGCGAGTGGGTCCGGATTGCGCCGCGGTATTTCAAGAAGGAGTGTTTTGATGGTGCGACGATGGATTCGGATAGGTGGCATGTTCCTTGTGGCGATGTCGCTGGCGGCAGTGTTCGTGGGTCCGCCCCCGGCGTCGGCTCAATCGGCGGCGGAGCTGGCAGAGAGAATCAAGGCGCTTGAGAGCGAGTTGAATGCGCTGAAGGGTATGCTCCAGTCCATCAGACAGGAGCAGCAGGCCCAGAAGGCTAAAGTGGAAAAACAGGAAAAGGCGATCGGCCCCATTCAGGACTTGAAGAGCACCGTCGCGGCCCTGAGCAAGCTCGAAATCAGCGGCGGCATCACGGGCATTCTTCAGAACGCAACCAACGTGGAAAGCAAGCTGGGCGGGGATGCCGCATTTGCGGAAGGTTCGTTCGACATCATCTTCACTTATAAGGCGTTCGAGAATGTGAAGTTCGTTCTCGATCTCGAGGGCATCGGCGGCAACGGCCCGAACGGCAAGCTGGCGAATCTCGGCGGGCTGAACGACGACTCGGGAACGACGAACGACAACGTGACCATCCTCGAGGCTTATGGTGAGGGTACTTTTTTCAAGGAGCGCCTCACCATCACGGCCGGCAAGATCGATCTCACCAACTATGTGGACGGCAACTCGTATGCCGGGAGCGAGACATCACAGTTTGTCTCCAGCCCGTTCGTGAACAACAGCGTACTCTCCGCTCCCGCGAACGCGCCGGGTGTCCGGGGACGGGTTGATCTCGTGCCCGGCAAGTTTTACGTCGAAACCGGCGTCATGTCGCAGGATGTCAACGGCGACGGCCAGACGACGGACGATGTGTTCGCCGATGTGTACGGCGTGTTGGAGATTGGCCTGACGCCGAAGATTTTCGGCAAACAGGGCAACTACCGGGTCTGGGGTTTCCTCGATGGTGCGGGCCGGAAGCGGGAAAAGAACACAGGCCGGTTGAAGGATTTCACGGCATCGGGCATGGGTGTGAGTTTCGATCAGGAATTAACCGATTGGCTGGGCGGTTTTTTCCGGTGG includes:
- a CDS encoding carbohydrate porin: MVRRWIRIGGMFLVAMSLAAVFVGPPPASAQSAAELAERIKALESELNALKGMLQSIRQEQQAQKAKVEKQEKAIGPIQDLKSTVAALSKLEISGGITGILQNATNVESKLGGDAAFAEGSFDIIFTYKAFENVKFVLDLEGIGGNGPNGKLANLGGLNDDSGTTNDNVTILEAYGEGTFFKERLTITAGKIDLTNYVDGNSYAGSETSQFVSSPFVNNSVLSAPANAPGVRGRVDLVPGKFYVETGVMSQDVNGDGQTTDDVFADVYGVLEIGLTPKIFGKQGNYRVWGFLDGAGRKREKNTGRLKDFTASGMGVSFDQELTDWLGGFFRWGTRDTANTLYTTRQAWSAGFQLTGFLPKRKFDSLGVAYNEITPTKRDFGTGADEERLIEAYYRFHFAEKFHFSPFVQFLINRNANDRNNDITVFGARLQVDF